The proteins below come from a single Drosophila suzukii chromosome X, CBGP_Dsuzu_IsoJpt1.0, whole genome shotgun sequence genomic window:
- the LOC108019028 gene encoding uncharacterized protein yields the protein MLKWAVNQPRNSYLAKELVLGMGTASGSETGSLEPRPDHVVGSSYSEFHALRGKLKRKSLSLVLGQGKENQLTSTPLPASSLTLSTRTPVLKDLSNILATPPSVGGGLGGATGAVPSTAAAPLKFACTLPTFEAEYSPNATVIPGSLIALRGVGIPDSYFEKPRYLEQKDLPHPAPPAAGQTTLSSSQMGDVTLERMIDAILESNRKVLPNARQPHLRQPRQHLRQRHRQQVLRSSHSHAQVPSPTYRPAFDPASDLCEYWKSPSRRDSLPADGFEEREVCSPVPVANPVQSQGKRHSLQLRRQRVVRRKRKITTKISSSVRQSAQKLLAAARSGSGVPSHRSAQKRRHISPDSGHNSTSDFEEELVAMGSFGGRAEAVTKRRLSFSYAEDLFVDK from the coding sequence ATGCTCAAGTGGGCTGTCAACCAGCCGCGAAACTCGTATTTGGCCAAGGAGCTGGTTCTGGGAATGGGAACGGCATCGGGATCGGAGACAGGATCGCTGGAGCCAAGGCCGGACCATGTGGTGGGCTCCAGCTACAGCGAGTTCCACGCCCTGCGCGGCAAGCTCAAGAGGAAGTCGCTCTCGCTGGTCCTGGGCCAGGGCAAGGAGAACCAGCTGACCTCCACGCCACTCCCGGCCAGCTCCCTGACCCTCAGCACCCGCACGCCCGTGCTGAAGGACCTCAGCAACATCCTGGCGACACCGCCATCGGTAGGAGGAGGATTAGGAGGAGCCACAGGAGCAGTGCCCTCGACAGCTGCAGCTCCCCTCAAGTTCGCCTGCACCCTGCCCACCTTCGAGGCGGAGTACTCGCCCAATGCCACCGTCATCCCGGGTTCCCTGATCGCCCTGCGCGGCGTGGGCATCCCGGACAGCTACTTCGAGAAGCCACGCTACCTGGAGCAGAAGGATCTGCCCCATCCCGCTCCCCCTGCCGCTGGACAGACCACACTCAGCTCCAGCCAGATGGGCGACGTCACCCTGGAGCGCATGATCGATGCCATCCTGGAGAGCAACCGCAAAGTGCTGCCCAATGCCAGGCAGCCGCATCTCCGCCAGCCCAGGCAGCATCTCCGCCAGCGGCACAGGCAGCAGGTGCTCCGGAGCAGCCACAGCCACGCCCAGGTCCCCTCGCCCACCTACCGCCCCGCCTTCGATCCGGCCAGCGATCTGTGCGAGTACTGGAAGTCGCCCTCGCGGAGGGACTCCCTGCCAGCCGATGGCTTCGAGGAGCGGGAGGTGTGCTCCCCTGTGCCAGTTGCCAATCCCGTCCAGTCGCAGGGCAAGAGGCACTCCCTGCAGCTGCGCAGGCAGCGGGTGGTGCGGCGCAAGCGCAAGATCACAACCAAGATCTCCTCCAGCGTCAGGCAGTCGGCGCAGAAGCTGCTGGCAGCGGCCAGGTCAGGATCCGGAGTGCCCAGCCACCGGAGCGCCCAGAAGAGGCGCCACATCAGCCCCGATAGTGGCCACAACTCCACCAGCGACTTCGAGGAGGAGCTGGTGGCCATGGGATCCTTCGGCGGACGGGCGGAGGCGGTCACCAAGAGGCGACTCAGTTTCTCCTACGCCGAGGATCTGTTCGTGGACAAGTGA
- the LOC108019035 gene encoding uncharacterized protein, with the protein MLKWAVNQPRPSYLAKDELMATGEVVGSSYSEFHALRGKLKRKSLSLVLGQGKENQLTSTPLPASSLILNTRTPPLKDLSNILATPPSGGVGGATGAVPSAAAAPLKFACTLPTFEAEYSPNATVIPGSLIALRGVGIPDSYFEKPRYLEQKDLPHPAPPAAGQTTLSSSQMGDVTLERMIDAILESNRKVLPNARQPHLRQPRQHLRQRHRQQVLRSSHSHAQVPSPTYRPAFDPASDLCEYWKSPSRRDSLPADGFEERDVCSPVPVANPVQSQGKRHSLQLRRQRVVRRKRKITTKISSSVRQSAQKLLAAARSGSGAVPVQKLRHISPDSGHNSTSDCELEEEHCPLNRGLGGEELEDACQLDAMWLQVQARDATKRRLSFSLAEHS; encoded by the coding sequence ATGCTCAAGTGGGCCGTCAACCAGCCGCGACCCTCGTACCTGGCCAAAGACGAGCTGATGGCCACCGGCGAGGTGGTGGGCTCCAGCTACAGCGAGTTCCACGCCCTGCGCGGCAAGCTCAAGAGGAAGTCGCTCTCGCTGGTCCTGGGCCAGGGCAAGGAGAACCAGCTGACCTCCACGCCACTCCCGGCCAGCTCCCTGATCCTCAACACCCGCACGCCCCCGCTGAAGGACCTCAGCAACATCCTGGCCACACCGCCATCGGGAGGAGTAGGAGGAGCCACTGGAGCAGTGCCCTCGGCAGCTGCAGCTCCCCTCAAGTTCGCCTGCACCCTGCCCACCTTCGAGGCGGAGTACTCCCCCAATGCCACCGTCATCCCGGGCTCCCTGATCGCCCTGCGCGGCGTGGGCATCCCGGACAGCTACTTCGAGAAGCCACGCTACCTGGAGCAGAAGGATCTGCCCCATCCCGCTCCCCCTGCCGCTGGACAGACCACACTCAGCTCCAGCCAGATGGGCGACGTCACCCTGGAGCGCATGATCGATGCCATCCTGGAGAGCAACCGCAAAGTGCTGCCCAATGCCAGGCAGCCGCATCTCCGCCAGCCCAGGCAGCATCTCCGCCAGCGGCACAGGCAGCAGGTGCTCCGGAGCAGCCACAGCCACGCCCAGGTCCCCTCGCCCACCTACCGCCCCGCCTTCGATCCGGCCAGCGATCTGTGCGAGTACTGGAAGTCGCCCTCGCGGAGGGACTCCCTGCCAGCCGATGGCTTCGAGGAGCGGGATGTGTGCTCCCCCGTGCCAGTTGCCAATCCCGTCCAGTCGCAGGGCAAGAGGCACTCCCTGCAGCTGCGCAGGCAGCGGGTGGTGCGCCGCAAGCGCAAGATCACCACCAAGATCTCCTCCAGCGTCAGGCAGTCGGCGCAGAAGCTGTTGGCTGCGGCCAGGTCCGGATCCGGAGCAGTTCCCGTCCAGAAGCTACGCCACATCAGCCCGGACAGTGGGCACAACTCCACCAGCGACTGCGAGCTGGAGGAGGAGCACTGCCCGCTAAACCGGGGACTGGGTGGTGAGGAACTGGAGGACGCCTGCCAGCTGGATGCCATGTGGCTGCAAGTGCAGGCCAGGGATGCCACCAAGCGACGTCTCAGCTTTTCCCTGGCGGAACATAGCTAA